The Borreliella andersonii genome has a segment encoding these proteins:
- a CDS encoding flagellar filament outsheath protein, which translates to MKNNISDIFFKYNAVIYKFLNSKKEYMVRVFLVSLVASFLFSICMVFLNYDSLFSKKVFYFHSSKGFIANLRYLRDEKNLKDNLDLLVKDFLLGSNEGFSFGFLLSDVRLLYSFLQNGVYYINLSREFYDFFNSGDYNESYESFDVKVNLFAISLIKTMRFNYPGKIQKLVILVEGCILKEQS; encoded by the coding sequence ATGAAAAATAATATTTCGGATATATTTTTTAAATATAATGCAGTGATTTATAAATTTTTAAATTCGAAAAAAGAGTATATGGTTAGAGTGTTTTTGGTTTCGTTAGTAGCAAGTTTTTTGTTTTCTATTTGTATGGTATTTTTAAATTATGATAGTCTTTTTTCAAAAAAGGTTTTTTATTTTCATTCTAGTAAAGGATTTATTGCTAATTTAAGATATTTAAGAGATGAAAAAAATTTGAAAGATAATTTAGATCTTTTAGTAAAAGATTTCCTTTTAGGAAGCAATGAAGGGTTTTCTTTTGGATTTTTACTAAGTGATGTAAGATTATTATATTCTTTTTTACAGAATGGAGTTTATTATATAAATCTTTCAAGAGAATTTTATGATTTTTTTAATAGTGGTGATTATAATGAATCTTATGAATCTTTTGATGTTAAGGTTAATCTGTTTGCTATATCTTTAATAAAAACAATGCGTTTTAACTATCCCGGTAAAATACAAAAGCTTGTTATTCTTGTTGAAGGGTGTATCTTGAAGGAGCAAAGTTGA
- the rpiA gene encoding ribose 5-phosphate isomerase A, giving the protein MENQKILVAKYAIDHYIKSNMNLGIGTGTTIYYAIKYLSEKIKSGSLKNLKFYTTSSDTKYLLSKEQIPYESNFSKLNKNLDIAIDGADEILLEKKSLIKGMGGAHLMEKVIAYNSETLLIIADETKIVKKLGTKMPIPIEVAQNAVGFIMTRLEEMNLETTLRICKEKKGPTITDNNNYILDVKMHVENPEGTEKYFKLFPGILEIGIFNHKNTKIVYYQDKQIKEA; this is encoded by the coding sequence ATGGAAAACCAAAAAATTTTGGTAGCAAAATATGCAATTGATCACTATATCAAAAGTAATATGAACCTCGGAATCGGAACAGGTACAACCATTTATTATGCAATAAAATATTTAAGCGAAAAGATAAAATCGGGCAGTTTAAAAAATTTAAAATTCTATACAACAAGTAGTGATACAAAATATTTACTCTCAAAAGAACAAATTCCTTATGAATCAAATTTTTCAAAACTTAATAAAAATCTAGACATCGCAATTGATGGAGCTGATGAGATTTTATTAGAAAAAAAAAGCTTAATAAAAGGAATGGGGGGCGCTCATCTAATGGAGAAAGTAATAGCCTACAATTCAGAAACATTGCTAATAATAGCAGATGAAACAAAAATTGTTAAAAAATTAGGAACAAAAATGCCTATTCCCATAGAAGTTGCCCAAAATGCTGTTGGATTTATTATGACTAGACTTGAAGAAATGAATTTAGAGACAACCTTGAGAATTTGTAAAGAAAAAAAAGGCCCCACTATAACTGATAACAATAATTATATCTTAGATGTAAAAATGCATGTAGAAAATCCCGAAGGAACAGAAAAATACTTCAAACTATTTCCAGGCATACTTGAAATTGGAATATTCAATCATAAAAACACAAAAATAGTTTATTACCAAGACAAACAAATCAAGGAAGCTTAA
- a CDS encoding N-acetylmuramoyl-L-alanine amidase has protein sequence MIDLILFSYLSLYSKTLNYVNVLDFFDTNVFKFDFNIENDVFTIENDKGYLKFRVGFEYALTSSGYYMFVDPIIDIRGEILISQKVLKQIENYFNSLKDYNKPRITSIIIDPGHGGHDTGAVVTLKINGYDVVLQEKDFALTYSIYLSKILSNYFVNKNILLTRVNDVYLTLKERSEFANAIKPNFPNNVIFLSMHANDAPNSEARGVEFWYLPKDSKREVIKDFKGYDIKGNRYLSELNDILDIKYKYESKRLAEILYKVFKNELSETNIRPIREEQWFVIKNSSMPAVLIEMGFLSNVLDAKLILDYNYMSKFNILILKSLMEFVNFYEK, from the coding sequence TTGATTGATTTGATTTTGTTTTCGTATTTAAGCCTGTATTCGAAGACTCTCAATTACGTAAATGTTCTTGATTTTTTTGATACTAATGTTTTTAAGTTTGATTTTAACATTGAAAATGATGTTTTTACAATTGAAAATGATAAGGGATATTTGAAGTTTAGGGTAGGTTTTGAATATGCGCTTACATCTTCTGGTTATTATATGTTTGTAGATCCAATTATTGACATTCGTGGAGAAATTTTAATAAGTCAAAAGGTATTAAAACAAATTGAAAATTATTTCAACTCCCTTAAAGATTATAATAAACCTAGAATTACTTCGATAATCATTGATCCTGGACATGGCGGACATGATACTGGCGCGGTTGTAACTTTAAAGATAAATGGTTATGATGTTGTGCTTCAAGAAAAAGATTTTGCATTAACCTATTCTATATATTTGTCTAAGATTTTAAGTAATTATTTTGTAAATAAAAATATTTTGTTAACTCGTGTAAATGACGTTTATTTAACTTTAAAGGAACGGTCGGAATTTGCAAATGCAATAAAGCCAAATTTCCCCAATAATGTTATATTTTTATCTATGCATGCTAATGATGCTCCAAATAGTGAAGCTAGAGGGGTTGAGTTTTGGTATCTCCCTAAGGATTCAAAAAGAGAAGTTATTAAAGATTTTAAGGGATATGATATTAAAGGTAATAGATACTTAAGCGAGCTTAATGATATACTAGATATTAAATATAAATATGAATCAAAAAGATTGGCTGAGATTTTGTATAAGGTGTTTAAAAATGAGTTAAGTGAAACTAATATTAGGCCAATCAGAGAAGAGCAATGGTTTGTAATAAAAAACAGCAGTATGCCTGCTGTTTTGATTGAAATGGGGTTTTTATCCAACGTTTTAGATGCTAAATTAATTTTGGATTATAATTACATGAGCAAGTTTAATATTCTAATACTTAAATCTTTAATGGAATTTGTAAATTTTTATGAAAAATAA
- the gpmA gene encoding 2,3-diphosphoglycerate-dependent phosphoglycerate mutase, with protein sequence MYKLVLVRHGESEWNKENLFTGWTDVKLSDKGIDEAVEAGLLLKQEGYSFDIAFSSLLSRANDTLNIILRELGQSYIAVKKTWRLNERHYGALQGLNKSETAAKYGEDKVLIWRRSYDVPPMSLDESDDRHPIKDPRYKHIPKRELPSTECLKDTVARVIPYWTDEIAKEVLEGKKVIVAAHGNSLRALVKYLDNLSEEDVLKLNIPTGIPLVYELNKDLNPIKHYYLGDESKIKMAMESVASQGKLK encoded by the coding sequence ATGTATAAATTAGTTTTAGTAAGGCACGGAGAGAGTGAGTGGAATAAAGAAAATCTTTTTACTGGTTGGACAGATGTTAAACTTTCTGACAAGGGTATCGATGAGGCTGTAGAGGCGGGTTTACTTCTCAAGCAAGAAGGTTATTCTTTTGATATTGCTTTTAGTTCTTTATTGTCAAGGGCTAATGACACTTTAAATATTATTTTGCGAGAATTAGGACAATCTTATATTGCTGTAAAAAAAACTTGGAGATTAAATGAAAGGCACTATGGGGCTTTGCAAGGTTTGAATAAGTCAGAAACAGCTGCAAAATATGGGGAAGATAAGGTTTTAATTTGGAGACGTAGTTATGATGTACCTCCAATGTCTTTGGATGAGTCTGATGATCGTCACCCCATAAAAGATCCAAGATATAAACATATCCCCAAAAGGGAGCTTCCTTCAACAGAGTGCCTTAAAGATACTGTTGCAAGGGTTATTCCTTATTGGACTGATGAGATTGCAAAAGAAGTTCTTGAAGGTAAAAAAGTTATTGTTGCTGCTCACGGTAATTCTTTAAGAGCGCTTGTTAAGTATCTTGACAATTTAAGCGAAGAAGATGTTTTAAAGCTTAATATTCCTACAGGCATTCCTTTAGTTTACGAATTAAATAAAGATTTAAACCCTATTAAACATTACTATTTAGGTGATGAAAGCAAGATTAAAATGGCAATGGAATCTGTTGCTAGTCAAGGAAAATTAAAGTAA
- the secF gene encoding protein translocase subunit SecF, producing MQRVINFSKYGSNILIVSAVLILVGLIYTFFYHGGYNWGIDFSSRVNINLSIEKSNIKENEIKELFSPIYKTLDVNSIFSSNQNKSEFSIMIKSDVIDYAFKTEVQNTILDKLKETFDANVEVLDSYFIDSSFSSTLRIRSIFLVLGTFILILIYITLRFKLSYAIASILSIFHDIFFIVSFLGVFRIEINSYIIVAILTIIGYSLNDTIIIFDRIRDNVKRLTDNTFLNVLNISISQTLSRTVLTSVTTFVAVFSIYVFTEGSIKDFSLVFMVGVIVGTYSSVFIASPILLNLYKKIN from the coding sequence ATGCAAAGAGTAATTAATTTTTCAAAATATGGAAGCAATATTTTAATTGTTAGTGCTGTTTTGATTTTGGTTGGGCTTATTTATACTTTTTTTTATCATGGTGGATACAATTGGGGAATAGATTTTTCTTCTAGGGTTAATATTAATCTTTCAATAGAAAAATCAAATATTAAAGAAAATGAAATTAAAGAACTATTCTCTCCGATTTACAAGACTTTAGATGTTAATAGCATTTTTTCATCAAATCAGAATAAAAGTGAATTTTCTATTATGATAAAGTCTGATGTCATTGATTATGCCTTTAAAACAGAAGTTCAAAATACAATATTAGATAAACTTAAAGAAACATTTGATGCTAATGTTGAAGTTTTGGATTCTTATTTTATTGATTCAAGTTTTTCTTCTACTTTGAGAATTAGGTCAATATTTTTGGTATTAGGAACATTTATCCTGATTTTGATTTATATAACTTTAAGATTTAAGCTAAGTTATGCTATTGCTTCCATACTTTCAATATTTCATGATATATTTTTTATAGTTTCTTTTTTGGGGGTATTTAGGATAGAGATTAACAGCTATATTATTGTGGCAATACTCACCATTATTGGATATTCTTTAAACGACACAATAATTATTTTTGATAGGATTAGAGATAACGTTAAGCGATTAACCGATAACACATTTTTAAATGTATTAAATATAAGCATTAGTCAAACTTTATCAAGAACTGTTTTGACTTCAGTTACAACATTTGTTGCAGTATTTTCTATTTATGTGTTTACTGAAGGATCTATAAAAGATTTTTCTTTGGTATTTATGGTAGGGGTAATTGTTGGAACTTATTCTTCTGTATTCATAGCGTCTCCAATACTTTTAAATCTGTATAAAAAGATAAATTAA
- the psgB gene encoding HemN-related non-iron pseudo-SAM protein PsgB: MRVDLLPLVELSLYINLSFCCKDCSIFNRILEELKCHLILLGNPIIKTLYIKHVDFCLCRQDNLKFIFTSLFKYINLALLEEFTLEIIPGYVDFEKFKLLDEFYITRINLNVQSFSLEFRKIMGMPKISYAKLNILINSIRKFPFDLNIDMTINMPLQKKSDLKQDLKELLTNMPEHICFSDFICEEENFMLEDFDNSIDSEKLWFCVLDCLESNGYINYEITNFALKGHESKHNKLNWELKPYLGLGLHAVSLLFCNDKDNNVRALIRKTGDFVKANNHLVTFELLEDLEFFIYHFIQGLGSIRGVSLKALRLRFEYNEKQFIKFINYCSTLSRKFVFDDNIMKLKGRERFKLNFYLVKIINYFNDNFFKVKLKLP; the protein is encoded by the coding sequence ATGAGAGTAGATCTTTTGCCTCTTGTTGAGTTAAGCCTTTATATTAATTTGTCATTTTGCTGTAAAGATTGTAGCATTTTTAATAGAATTTTAGAGGAATTAAAATGTCATTTAATTTTGTTAGGTAATCCAATTATAAAAACACTTTATATTAAGCACGTAGATTTTTGTTTATGTAGGCAAGATAATTTAAAATTTATTTTCACTTCTTTGTTCAAATATATTAATTTAGCTTTATTAGAAGAATTTACTTTAGAAATTATTCCAGGTTATGTTGATTTTGAAAAATTCAAACTTTTGGATGAATTTTATATTACTAGAATTAATCTTAATGTTCAAAGTTTTTCTTTAGAGTTTAGAAAAATTATGGGGATGCCCAAAATTTCTTATGCAAAATTGAATATTTTGATTAACAGTATTAGAAAGTTTCCTTTTGATTTGAATATTGACATGACTATCAATATGCCTTTGCAAAAAAAATCTGATCTCAAGCAAGATTTGAAAGAATTGCTTACAAATATGCCTGAGCATATTTGTTTTAGTGATTTCATATGTGAAGAGGAAAATTTTATGTTGGAAGATTTTGATAACAGTATTGATTCTGAAAAGCTTTGGTTTTGTGTTCTGGATTGTCTAGAATCCAATGGTTACATTAATTATGAAATTACTAATTTTGCATTAAAGGGGCATGAAAGCAAGCATAATAAGCTAAATTGGGAGTTAAAGCCGTATTTAGGATTAGGATTGCATGCTGTAAGCTTGCTTTTTTGTAATGACAAGGATAATAATGTAAGAGCCCTGATTAGAAAAACTGGCGATTTTGTTAAAGCAAATAATCACTTAGTAACGTTTGAGTTGTTAGAGGATTTGGAGTTTTTTATTTATCATTTTATTCAAGGGCTTGGAAGCATTCGAGGTGTTAGCTTGAAGGCTCTTAGGCTTAGATTTGAGTATAATGAAAAACAATTTATTAAGTTTATTAATTACTGCTCAACTTTAAGTAGAAAATTTGTTTTTGATGATAACATCATGAAATTAAAGGGGAGGGAAAGGTTTAAGTTGAATTTTTATTTAGTAAAAATTATAAACTATTTTAATGATAACTTTTTTAAAGTTAAGCTTAAGCTTCCTTGA
- the lysS gene encoding lysine--tRNA ligase produces MKTAHWADFYAEKIKKEKGPKNLYTVASGITPSGTVHIGNFREVISVDLVARALKDSGSKVRFIYSWDNYDVFRKVPKNMPEQELLTTYLRQAITRVPDTRNRKISYARANEIEFEKYLPIVGINPEFIDQSKQYTNSAYASQIKFALDHKKELSEALNEYRTSKLDENWYPISIFCTKCNRDTTTVNNYDNHYSVEYSCECGNQESLDIKTTWAIKLPWRIDWPMRWKYEKVDFEPAGKDHHSSGGSFDTSKNIVKIFQGSPPVTFQYDFISIKGRGGKISSSSGDVISLKDVLEVYTPEVTRFLFAATKPNAEFSISFDLDVIKIYEDYDKFERIYYGIEDIKEEKKRAFKRIYELSQPYMPSKRIPYQIGFRHLSVICQIFENNINKILNYLKNVQEDQKDKLINKINCAINWIRDFAPEDFKFSLRSKFDNIEILEENSKKAINELLNFLKKNFEAATEQDIQNEIYKISRGNNIEPALFFKQIYKILIDKEKGPKLAGFIKIIGIDRFEKIASKYI; encoded by the coding sequence GTGAAAACAGCGCATTGGGCAGATTTTTATGCAGAAAAAATAAAAAAAGAAAAAGGTCCAAAAAATTTATACACAGTAGCATCAGGAATTACTCCATCTGGAACTGTGCACATTGGAAATTTTAGAGAAGTTATCTCGGTAGACCTTGTAGCAAGAGCTCTAAAAGACTCTGGATCAAAAGTAAGATTTATTTATTCTTGGGATAATTATGACGTATTTCGAAAAGTTCCCAAAAATATGCCAGAACAAGAACTTCTCACAACTTATTTAAGACAAGCAATAACAAGGGTCCCTGACACAAGAAACCGCAAAATAAGTTATGCAAGGGCTAATGAAATTGAATTTGAAAAATATCTGCCTATAGTGGGAATCAATCCTGAATTCATTGACCAAAGCAAACAATATACCAATAGCGCTTATGCAAGCCAAATAAAATTTGCACTTGACCATAAAAAAGAGCTGTCCGAAGCATTAAACGAATACAGAACTTCAAAGCTTGACGAAAATTGGTATCCAATCAGTATATTTTGTACAAAATGCAATAGAGACACAACAACTGTAAATAATTATGACAATCATTACTCTGTTGAGTACTCATGTGAATGCGGAAATCAAGAATCTCTAGATATAAAAACCACATGGGCCATTAAACTTCCTTGGAGAATAGACTGGCCTATGAGATGGAAATATGAAAAAGTTGACTTTGAGCCTGCAGGAAAAGACCACCACAGCAGTGGCGGCAGTTTTGATACATCTAAAAATATTGTAAAAATTTTTCAAGGTAGCCCTCCTGTAACATTTCAATATGATTTTATTTCAATAAAAGGACGCGGTGGAAAAATATCTTCCTCATCAGGAGATGTCATATCGCTTAAAGATGTTCTTGAGGTCTATACACCCGAGGTCACAAGATTTTTATTTGCCGCTACAAAACCAAATGCTGAATTTTCAATCTCATTTGATCTTGACGTAATTAAAATATACGAAGATTACGACAAGTTTGAAAGAATCTATTATGGAATAGAAGATATAAAAGAAGAAAAAAAAAGAGCATTTAAGAGAATTTACGAACTATCTCAACCATATATGCCAAGCAAAAGAATCCCTTATCAAATCGGATTTAGACATTTAAGTGTAATCTGCCAAATATTTGAAAATAATATAAATAAAATTTTAAATTACTTGAAAAACGTTCAAGAAGATCAAAAAGACAAACTAATAAATAAAATAAACTGTGCAATTAATTGGATAAGAGATTTTGCACCTGAAGATTTCAAATTTTCATTAAGATCTAAATTTGACAACATAGAAATACTAGAAGAAAATAGCAAAAAAGCAATTAATGAACTTTTGAATTTTTTAAAGAAAAATTTTGAAGCTGCTACAGAACAAGACATTCAAAACGAAATATATAAAATTTCAAGAGGAAATAATATAGAACCCGCTTTATTCTTTAAACAAATTTATAAAATTTTAATCGACAAAGAAAAAGGGCCCAAATTAGCAGGATTTATCAAAATCATCGGTATTGACCGCTTTGAAAAAATTGCCAGTAAATATATTTAA
- the flaA gene encoding flagellar filament outer layer protein FlaA, whose amino-acid sequence MKRNTKSILLCISFFLLSTVLFAQETDGLAESSKRSEPGELVLDFAELARDPSSTRLDLTNYVDYVYSGASGIVKPEDMVVDLGINNWSVLLTPSARLQAYVKNSVVAPAVVKSESKRYAGDTILGVRVLFPSYSQSSAMIMPPFKIPFYSGESGNQFLGKGLIDNIKTMKEIKVSVYSLGYEIDLEVLFEDMNGMEYAYSMGTLKFKGWADLIWSNPNYIPNISSRIIKDDVPNYPLASSKMRFKAFRVSKSHSSKEQNFIFYVKDLRVLYDKLSVSIDSDIDSESVFKVYETSGTESLRKLKAHETFKRVLKLREKISMPEGSFQNFVEKVESEKPEESSPKN is encoded by the coding sequence ATGAAAAGGAATACTAAAAGTATTTTATTATGTATTTCATTTTTTTTATTATCCACTGTTCTTTTTGCTCAAGAGACTGATGGATTAGCAGAGAGTTCTAAGAGGTCAGAACCTGGAGAGTTAGTTTTAGATTTTGCAGAGCTTGCAAGAGACCCAAGTTCAACTAGACTTGATCTTACAAATTATGTTGATTATGTATATTCAGGTGCTTCTGGTATTGTTAAGCCAGAAGATATGGTTGTAGATCTTGGGATAAATAATTGGAGTGTATTGCTTACCCCTTCTGCAAGGTTGCAGGCTTACGTTAAAAATTCAGTTGTTGCGCCTGCTGTTGTTAAGAGCGAGTCAAAAAGGTATGCAGGTGATACTATTTTAGGAGTAAGAGTTTTATTTCCAAGCTATTCTCAATCATCTGCTATGATTATGCCACCATTTAAAATTCCTTTTTATTCAGGAGAAAGTGGTAATCAATTTTTAGGCAAAGGCCTTATTGATAACATTAAAACTATGAAAGAAATTAAGGTTTCTGTTTATAGTTTAGGATATGAAATAGATCTTGAGGTTTTATTTGAAGATATGAATGGCATGGAATATGCTTATTCCATGGGTACTTTAAAGTTTAAAGGGTGGGCCGATTTAATTTGGTCAAATCCTAACTATATTCCTAATATATCATCTAGAATAATTAAAGATGATGTTCCAAATTATCCTCTTGCTTCAAGTAAAATGAGGTTTAAGGCTTTTAGGGTTTCAAAGTCACATAGTTCAAAAGAGCAAAATTTTATCTTTTATGTTAAAGACTTAAGAGTTCTTTATGATAAATTGAGCGTTTCAATAGATTCTGATATTGACAGTGAGTCTGTATTTAAAGTTTATGAGACTAGTGGAACTGAATCTCTTCGTAAATTAAAGGCACACGAAACTTTTAAAAGAGTTTTAAAGCTTCGAGAAAAAATTTCTATGCCTGAAGGCTCTTTCCAAAACTTTGTAGAAAAGGTTGAGAGTGAAAAGCCTGAAGAATCATCTCCGAAAAATTAG
- the era gene encoding GTPase Era — MKSGFVAILGRPSTGKSTLLNSICGHKISIISPIPQTTRNKIKGIFTDYRGQIVFIDTPGFHLSKKKFNIAMMKNIHSSIGEVELILYIIDIKDKPEEEENKMLEIIKNSKIKFLVILNKIDLKNTKIKEIAQFLQEKGIEDKNIIKISAEKKINTEELKNKIYENFSEGPLYYPQEYYTDQEINFRISEIIREKAIENLKEELPYSLYVDIDILENKKGKLFIRAYIFVANESQKGIIVGKNGKEIKSIGERARKTIAKIFETKCNLFLQVKLKKNWNKEDKLIKKLIN, encoded by the coding sequence ATGAAATCGGGATTTGTAGCAATACTTGGTAGGCCATCAACTGGAAAATCTACCCTTTTAAATTCAATATGCGGACATAAAATATCAATAATATCCCCTATTCCGCAAACAACTAGAAATAAAATAAAAGGAATCTTTACAGACTACAGAGGACAAATTGTTTTTATAGATACACCAGGATTTCATCTGAGTAAAAAAAAATTTAATATTGCAATGATGAAAAACATCCACTCTTCAATAGGAGAAGTTGAACTTATTTTATACATAATAGACATTAAAGACAAACCTGAAGAGGAAGAAAATAAAATGTTAGAAATAATTAAAAATTCTAAAATTAAATTTTTAGTAATACTTAATAAAATTGACCTTAAAAATACAAAAATAAAAGAAATAGCACAATTTCTACAAGAAAAAGGAATAGAAGATAAAAATATAATTAAAATATCTGCTGAAAAAAAAATTAACACAGAAGAACTAAAAAATAAAATTTATGAAAATTTTTCAGAAGGCCCACTTTATTATCCACAAGAATACTACACTGATCAAGAAATAAATTTCAGAATTAGTGAAATAATAAGGGAAAAAGCTATTGAAAACCTAAAAGAAGAACTTCCCTATTCTTTGTATGTGGATATTGATATCTTAGAAAATAAAAAAGGGAAACTTTTTATCAGGGCATATATCTTTGTAGCAAATGAAAGTCAAAAAGGAATAATTGTAGGAAAAAACGGAAAAGAAATAAAATCAATAGGAGAAAGGGCACGAAAAACAATTGCAAAAATTTTTGAAACAAAATGCAACCTATTCTTACAGGTAAAACTTAAAAAAAATTGGAACAAAGAAGACAAGCTAATAAAAAAACTTATAAACTAA
- a CDS encoding DnaJ domain-containing protein, with amino-acid sequence MTKDYYNILGIQKNASNEEIKKAYKKLAIKYHPDKNKGNKIAEEKFKEINEAYEILSSPDKKRNYDSWDHTNFNDASDHFEREFNSTRFGNFEDLDFFSKIFGGSSRKTADREITVNISLYDAYMGNKKIILINNKKIEIIIPKGTLETTKIKINNKGPINPISGTKGSLIVKFNISSYKNFKLNGKTLETAIEVYPWEIALGCEKLFETIEGKKIKLKIPSDAKNGEILNLKGLGMPIIGSSSKRDLKVTLIVKIPKIINNEVKTIYERLKEIYS; translated from the coding sequence ATGACCAAAGACTACTACAATATACTTGGAATACAAAAAAATGCTAGTAATGAAGAAATTAAAAAAGCTTACAAAAAATTGGCAATAAAATATCACCCAGACAAAAACAAGGGAAATAAAATAGCTGAAGAAAAGTTTAAAGAAATAAATGAGGCTTATGAAATTTTATCTTCTCCTGATAAAAAAAGAAATTACGACTCGTGGGATCATACCAATTTTAATGATGCCAGCGACCATTTTGAAAGAGAATTTAACAGCACAAGATTTGGCAATTTTGAAGATTTAGATTTTTTTTCCAAAATCTTTGGAGGATCTTCAAGAAAAACAGCAGACAGAGAAATAACTGTAAATATTTCACTTTATGATGCTTATATGGGAAATAAAAAAATAATACTTATAAACAACAAAAAAATCGAGATAATAATCCCAAAAGGAACATTAGAAACAACGAAAATAAAAATAAACAACAAAGGTCCTATCAATCCAATTTCTGGAACAAAAGGAAGCTTAATAGTCAAATTTAATATATCAAGTTATAAAAATTTTAAACTAAATGGTAAAACCTTAGAAACGGCAATAGAAGTTTACCCGTGGGAAATAGCTTTAGGTTGCGAAAAGTTATTTGAAACAATTGAAGGGAAAAAAATAAAACTTAAAATCCCTTCAGATGCAAAAAATGGAGAAATTCTAAACTTAAAAGGACTAGGAATGCCCATAATTGGAAGTAGCTCAAAAAGGGATCTTAAAGTTACTTTGATAGTAAAAATTCCAAAAATAATAAATAATGAAGTAAAAACTATTTACGAAAGATTAAAAGAGATATACAGCTAA
- a CDS encoding DUF192 domain-containing protein: MKKILKQFLFLVLLISFLSFTEHFYDKKILINGVKFFVKIASNELDRAKGYMGTQKVEYGNGMLFVFKKEQNLSFWMENTPLLLEIAYIDSNGIIKEIYDLEPYSMTNVNSIYKAKYALELPRGSFSKFKIKIGDKVHFCFDINSLLVE; encoded by the coding sequence TTGAAAAAAATTTTAAAACAGTTTTTATTTTTGGTTTTGTTGATTTCTTTTTTATCTTTTACTGAACATTTTTACGATAAAAAAATTTTGATAAATGGGGTTAAGTTTTTTGTAAAAATAGCGTCCAATGAGCTTGATAGGGCAAAAGGTTACATGGGTACTCAAAAAGTTGAATATGGTAATGGAATGCTTTTTGTTTTTAAAAAAGAACAAAATTTATCTTTTTGGATGGAAAATACACCTTTACTGCTTGAAATAGCTTATATTGATTCAAATGGAATTATTAAAGAGATTTATGATTTAGAACCGTACTCTATGACAAATGTTAATTCTATTTATAAGGCAAAGTATGCTCTTGAGCTTCCAAGGGGCTCATTTTCTAAATTTAAAATAAAAATAGGTGACAAGGTGCATTTTTGCTTTGATATTAATTCTTTATTAGTAGAATGA